In Ooceraea biroi isolate clonal line C1 chromosome 1, Obir_v5.4, whole genome shotgun sequence, the genomic stretch CAACGAGCATGGAGTGTAAATGTACTGTAAATAGCTGCAATAAATGTATCGCGTGCAGAAAGATGATGCGTCATCAACGAGCAGCTAGTTCGTAACATCGGATCGTAAATTACGATATACGAGCGAGTCTGATCAGAGCCAAGTCAGAATGCGCGAGAGAACTTCAACATCCGCAAGATCGAGAGCCAAATTGCAGTTTCGTTGCAACCGTTGAAGTTTATGTGATTCAACCACACCACGCGCGAATCTCTCGTAAATGTTTCACAGCGCGGTTTGTAAATCTGGTCATCCTGAGCAACTGCGCTTTAAAGGTCATCTTGGAATTAGCGAACactattgtaataataattataatattgctaACAGTGTTAATATTGTCATGGAATAATCACGATACAATGTCgtctgtaaattaattttatagaactaAATAAATTCTGCACGCAATCATATGGGGGAGTTTTATTAAGCATTCCAAGAGTGAATATATAgatttaacaataataatatttgatgcCATACCTTCGTTTATCTTCATTTATTgcgttaaatataaatatgtacaaatcACCGAGTCTTATTTTATCGCCTTGGAGATTCTTCGTGTATGTTGGCTGTGGCTTTCTTGCAGCGCTTCCTCCAACTGTTGAGTCAGGTGAAGCAAGTTAGTAGGATCGGTCTGCAGCAAAACGTGTTCTACTGCATCTGCATTGTCAGGATTTTTCAGTGACAAGTCTAGAGTGATCAGCGGGGCGACTTGCTTCAACAGAGATCTCGATGCAGTCTGAGCATGAAATAAAGCGAAGCaattatgcataaaaatataacttctGTTACACGTATCATTACGTACACACTTTGAGGCAACAAAAGAGGAATAAGAACGCTCATCACCTGCACTTCGAATCTCCACTCCATGTCGTGATAACTAGTCGATTTGAATCCAATCTCTTCTAACGCATCCGAGACCTCGTCCTTTTTAACACTGTACAACTTGCTCAGGATCGCCTCCTTTTCTTCCGTGAAGCCCAAAGCGACCACGGAGTCTCGGAAATTCTCTGCATTCAGCTGTAAAGTCCAGATACATCGAATAATGCGACTCGTGATAAATTGTTTCTTGCATTGCTAGATATAAGACATAAGTTggatacaaaataataataatttattaaatacaattaataaaaactctaCAACTGTGTATCTACCTTGTGCTTACAGCTTTCCAGAACAAGATTAACCAGACCCTCCACCGAGTTCCTGATCACATCCACCTCAACATTTAACTTTTCTGAAATCAACAATACAAGGAGATTTTGAAACGCTAATGTTTCTGTGCGACGAATAATTATTGTTGCCATACATCAATAATCATCTGCCAGTTGCAACAATTGGCTACTCACGAGCGGCAGCGTTGTATACCTTGACATTTGGACCCTTTTGCAAATAATCCAGCGCCAGTTTGCAGAAATCCTGCAGAACTGCAAATTCGAAGgagaaaagtaaattttcgaatcgctcacaatttattgcaaaatgcaaaaatttataaatgtgaCGAATTTGTTTGTACCTGGTGCCGATTGTTCGGCCAAGAACAATACGTGTTTCTTATGGTCTGGCTTTAAGGTTAGCAGCATTTCTGCGAGGCTCGTGATACTTGATACCAAGCGAAAGCTTACTTGAAAcgagaaaaatcgaaattgattAATGAAAGCTAATATTTGTATACAGATTTTCAGGTTATTTTCAAGACGGGCGGTGATAGCGCCGCCATATTGACAAGTGCTCGATGCCGATCTAGTGGACTATTTCAAAGTTATCGTTGCGCGACAAGATCAcgtgattatattatatttaaattctttaattgtatttcaatatattaaaattataaaaaatttgaaaaattcatgaacTTGTGACatcaaaaacaaattatttaaaatacctatatattttaaataattacctaaaaatacataactatatataaatgacacataatgcataaaataattgataccACTCATTTGCTGGTAAAAATGCATGCATATATTTGGCATATATTTGGATAACATTTCAATGTGTTATCAATATATgacagattatttatttaaactatttAATCATTTCTTAAACTGTTGTCTCAATAAAACTCTTTATAAAAGCCGCAATCAAtttaaaatgtacaaaactCATGAATGTTGCGACATCAAAAGaggcaaataattatttcagacATCTGTCGTACATGAAGTAATCAATATCACCTACTCGCTGGTACAAGGACACATGGTTTCAGTTGAAGACGAAAGGTTCTGCAACGCTTACATAATTTGCAGCCTGTATGGATCTCACGAGTGATCAACTTGCAACTTAGAGCAAAAAGTGGTGTTAACGACTATAACACCatacaaataaatgaaatgaggAACACGCGCCGCTCGTATGCGAGAAACATTCTGTTATTTAATAGGGttgtttatcattaaatattaatcatgtaACAAACTGATAATTCCATAGAGCTGACATTTGCACAATATTATGATTTCGGTTGGTTTAGCGAGGCTTTGATTTGGGCCTGCTGGAACGCCTGCTGCAATTTTTCCAGCGTTTCTCTGTGGCTATCTATCTTTTTGTCCAAAGTGGCCAGGATGTCGTCCACGCGTTTCCTAAAAATTAATCCTAGGCTTATAAACATATACTCAGCATATAACACAAACCTTAAGGAGATTTAGACTGGCGAGGCTTACAATTCGCTCTTGATGTAATCCATACGCTTGTCAACATTCTGTTTGGCTTCACAGAGATCCTGTTTTACGAGCACAGGTCCCACCAGCTTAAAAACTTCATTGTCCGCTTTTAGGAGATCCAATTCCTTCTTCACAACAATATTCTCATTCAATTGTCCATCCAACTGTTGCCTCTGGGTTAGCATCTTGTTATAATCTACAATCGCAATTGATATGTTAGAGATAATCCAACAAggaatcattaaatatttttaaccttTTCGAAAGGGCCAGGAATATCTCCTGTACTTCACCTTTTTGATCCTGTCGTAACTTATCGACTTCATTCtgaaatttcttttgaatcTCCTCCACCATGACTAGCTGGGAAATAAGTCCTTAACGATCGGAAATTGAATGTCAACGATATAACCGTGCAAATAATTTACTATTGTCAGACAGTTTAGCGATAATACTGAAGATTCACATTGAAGACGCGCACTAAAAACTTAACCTTGCAACGAGAAGACAACCATATTAGTACCTGATCCTCCGATTATACGTTTTCGCTATCGATTATTCGATGCGATTCGATAGATCGATGTCGcacgatatatttaaatt encodes the following:
- the LOC105278045 gene encoding COMM domain-containing protein 2, whose amino-acid sequence is MLLTLKPDHKKHVLFLAEQSAPVLQDFCKLALDYLQKGPNVKVYNAAAQKLNVEVDVIRNSVEGLVNLVLESCKHKLNAENFRDSVVALGFTEEKEAILSKLYSVKKDEVSDALEEIGFKSTSYHDMEWRFEVQTASRSLLKQVAPLITLDLSLKNPDNADAVEHVLLQTDPTNLLHLTQQLEEALQESHSQHTRRISKAIK
- the LOC105278047 gene encoding prefoldin subunit 6 — encoded protein: MVEEIQKKFQNEVDKLRQDQKDYNKMLTQRQQLDGQLNENIVVKKELDLLKADNEVFKLVGPVLVKQDLCEAKQNVDKRMDYIKSELKRVDDILATLDKKIDSHRETLEKLQQAFQQAQIKASLNQPKS